In the genome of Succinivibrio dextrinosolvens, the window GAGCTGGCTCATATGACAGATACCATTTCAGGCGCAGGTGTCGCTGGTGAGATTGAGACTTCTGTTCTAGGTCATTTCCAGGCAATGAGCGCTACTATCAATTGGCGTTCTATTACTGAAGAAGCTTTAACTTTACTAAATATGAGTGGTGTTGAACTTACCTTCAGAGGTTCTCAGCAGTTCCTTGATAATGCAACCAATGAGCTTGTTCCTAAGGGGGTAAAGATTATTACCAAGGGTATCACTAAGACAGTTGGTTTAGGTTCTCTTGAGGTTGGTGCATCATCTGACACTACCACTGAATATGAAATTACTTATCTGAAGATTGAGATTGCAGATAAGGAAGTTATTGAGCTTGATAAGCTGAACTTTATCTACAAGGTAAATGGTACTGATTTACTTTCAGACGTTAGAAGTCAGCTAGGTATGTAAGAGGATTAAGATGCATATTGATTTTACCAAGCCTTATAAATTTGAAGGCCAAGAGTTTACCGGTATCGACCTTGATGTTGAGGAGCTTACTGGTAAGGAACTAAAAAATGCCATTAAGAGCTACAAATCTTTAAATGGAAATAACATTCTGATTAAGAATGCAGCAACATCTTCTCTTATTTCAGATGATGATTTTATTTTTTACTTTCTTGCTCAGAAAACCAAGCATCCAGTTGAGTTTTTTGAAGGATTACTGATTCCAGATTATTTGGGGATTATTGGAAAAGTATCCGTTTTTTTCGCTCAATCACTGGTGTAGGTGATCTTAATAACTGGCTCGAACAGTACACCAAAGGACTGATTATTCTTTCAAAAGAACTTCATACGTCTTTTCTTGAACTGTTTGAGCTTCCTATTTCAGATGTTGCTGAACTAATGCAACAGTACATAAACACTACAACCGAAATAAATAAAAAACTCCAATCTAAGACTAGGAGAACATAATTATGGCAGAAAAGTTATACCAGTTAGGATTAACTCTTGCAGGAACAGTTGCACCTAGTCTTACAAAATCTTTTTCAAAAGCAGATAAGGCTCTGTCTGAGTATGATCGCTCTGTTAATGCATTGAAAACGCATCAGTACGATTTAGACAGAGTAATGAAGCAGAGACAGGCTACCTTACAGGCAGCTCAGGCTTATGCTAAGGCACAGCAGGCGGTACGTGCTTTATCTGCTCAAATGTCAGTTTCTAAAGGAGCAAGTGCTGAATTAAAAGCTGAATACAATAAGGCTAAGCTTGCATCTGACAAAGCAGCTGCCGCATACCAGAAACAGAAAGCTTCTCTTACTGCTCTAAATGCCTCAACAGGAATGACAGGTAAGTCTATAAAAGCCTTACGTATGGAAGAACAGCAGTTAGCTACTGCTGTAGCTAAAGCTACACGTGCACAGAAACTTCAGAATGCAATCTCTTCTGTTCAGAAAGCTCAGACAGGGTTCTCGGGACAGATGGCTTCAGGTGGCGCTCAGATTGCTGGTGTTGTTGGCATGGGCATGGCCTTAACTAAAGCTTTACAGCCGGGCCTTGAACTTGAAAAATCAATGTCCTCTCTTGGAGCTACAACTAATCTCACCGCAGAACAGCTGGCAAAAGTACAGGAAAGGGCAATCCTTTTAGGTAGAGATACCATTCTTTCTGCAGATCAGGCTGCAACCGGTATAGAAAAATTTGTACGTGCCGGCTACAGTGTTGAAGAATCAAGCAAGGCTATGGATGCCATGGCTAACCTTGCAATGATTACCGGCAAGGATTTTGCTGAAGCTTCAGATTTTGCCTTAAAATCCATGAAGTCTTTTGGTCTTGGTGCAAATGATTCTGCAAGATTTAGTGATGTTCTTGCTGTTGCTATGTCCAAGAGTGGATTATCTGCAGATCAATTATCTGAAAAACTCGGTGCAGTTGGTCCTGCGTTAAGTCAGATGGGATTAAGTTTTGAAGAATCTGCTGCAATGGCCGTTGCTATGGATAAAGCCGGTCTTGGTGCTGAAGGT includes:
- a CDS encoding phage major tail tube protein; its protein translation is MAENALTPDKTINYRVYKDGVNQVGIATVDLPELAHMTDTISGAGVAGEIETSVLGHFQAMSATINWRSITEEALTLLNMSGVELTFRGSQQFLDNATNELVPKGVKIITKGITKTVGLGSLEVGASSDTTTEYEITYLKIEIADKEVIELDKLNFIYKVNGTDLLSDVRSQLGM
- a CDS encoding phage tail assembly protein, giving the protein MHIDFTKPYKFEGQEFTGIDLDVEELTGKELKNAIKSYKSLNGNNILIKNAATSSLISDDDFIFYFLAQKTKHPVEFFEGLLIPDYLGIIGKVSVFFAQSLV